The sequence GCTCTGATCCCGCTCCTGATGGGTGGGATTGGCAATCCACTGCCCGTTCACCCGCCCCACCCGCACCGCTCCCAGCGGCCCGGCCCACGGAATGTCGCTGACCATCAAGGCCGCCGACGCCCCAATGACGCTCAGGATGTCCGGATCATTCTCCCCGTCGGCGCTGAGCAATATGCTCTGCACCTGCACCTCATTGAACCAGCCTTTGGGGAACAACGGCCGGATCGGCCGGTCCGTCAGCCGGCTGGTGAGGATTTCCTTCTCCGTGGGGCGGCCTTCCCGCTTGAAATAGCCGCCCGGAAAGCGCCCGGCGGCGGCCGCCTTCTCGCGGTAATCCACGGTTAAGGGGAAGAAGTCCTGGCCTTCCTTGGCCTTGATGGCGGCCACCGCCGCCACTATGACGATGGTTTCTCCCAGTTGAACGGTTACGGCTCCGTCGGCCTGCTTGGCCAGTTTGCCAGTTTCGATGTGAATCGGACGGTTGCCCACTTGGGCGGTTACTTTTTCTGCCATGTTGTACATCCAACCGCCAGTACCGGGGTACTTCGTTCAACATCCAACCCTCCTCCGGGAGCGGCTGCTGAAGGAAATGCCTCGGCTGGCGGTTGCTTCTTTCTATCTCTCGTGACTTCGGTTTTTTCTGGAAACGGGCCGCTCGGGTCACGTTGCCAAACGGCCCGCCCCCCAAAAACTGAACCCCTGCCCGGGCCGGTGCGGCTGACGCGCCGCCCCGGGCCGTCACCGGCTCCTACCGGCGCAATTTCAGCTTTTTGGTCACTGCCTGATACCGGGCGGCATCGGTCTGGTGCAGGTAGTCCAGCAACCGCCGGCGCTGCCCCACCATCATCAACAACCCGCGGCGCGAGCTGTGATCCTTCTTGTGCTTCTGCAAATGCTCCGTCAACTGATTGATGCGCTCGGTCAACAGCGCAATTTGCACATCCGCCGACCCGGTATCCTTGTCGTGCAGCTTAAATTTCTCGATGGTCTTGCTCTTGTCCATATCGGCTTCCGACCGCCCAGGCGGTCTTTCATCTCAACGTTCTATTTCAGCTTCGTTAACTTCAATAAAGCGACAAAATAACCACATCCCCAGCCGCCTGTAAAGTTTATTCCGCACAAAAGTGCCCTCCCTGCCCCTCCCCCGCATTGCCCCCGCCGCCCGCCAATGCTAGCTTGTACCCCATGGCGTCCCCTGCCCGCCTGCCCGTCCGCTCGGAAGAGCAAGCCCGCGAATGGAGCCTGGTCCTCATCAGCCAGGGCATCGAGTCGGCCTGGCAGCAGGACCCCGCCTCCGGCCAGTGGTTCCTCGAGCTGGACCCCGCCCACCTGACCGCCGCCTGCCAGCACCTCCGCCTCTACCTCCGGGAAAACCGCAACCGCCGCTGGCAAAGCCCCGTGGGGGGGACCGGCGAAATCTATGACTGGCGGGTGTGGTTTTGGGCGGCCTTCCTGGCGGTGATGTTTTACCTGCAGGCGGTGTTGCCGGTGGATTTGTCGCTGGCCGGCCGGGTGGACGGCGCCGCCGTGGCCCGGGGTGAACTCTGGCGGCTGTTCACCGCCACCACCCTCCACGGCGACGAAGCGCATTTGCTCGCCAATCTGGCCTCGGGCGTGCTCCTCCTCGGCCTGGCCATGGGCGCGTTTGGACCGGGCGCCGCCCTGCTGGCCGGTTTGCTGGCGGGGGCGGCCGGCAACGCGGCCACCCTCCTGGTGCACGGCCCAGCGCATCTGAGCCTGGGCGCCTCCGGCGTGGTGATGGGCGCGCTCGGCCTGCTCGCCGCCCAGTCGGTGCTCGAG comes from Verrucomicrobiia bacterium and encodes:
- the rpsO gene encoding 30S ribosomal protein S15, whose protein sequence is MDKSKTIEKFKLHDKDTGSADVQIALLTERINQLTEHLQKHKKDHSSRRGLLMMVGQRRRLLDYLHQTDAARYQAVTKKLKLRR
- a CDS encoding rhomboid family intramembrane serine protease, with the translated sequence MASPARLPVRSEEQAREWSLVLISQGIESAWQQDPASGQWFLELDPAHLTAACQHLRLYLRENRNRRWQSPVGGTGEIYDWRVWFWAAFLAVMFYLQAVLPVDLSLAGRVDGAAVARGELWRLFTATTLHGDEAHLLANLASGVLLLGLAMGAFGPGAALLAGLLAGAAGNAATLLVHGPAHLSLGASGVVMGALGLLAAQSVLEARAQPRRQWLTRGLAGALLLTVLLGLNPASDVTAHLGGLGAGLLLGLGLSKARQHIPATLAQWDPWLAYACGALLAAAWAAALLAAAP